The following is a genomic window from Nicotiana tabacum cultivar K326 chromosome 3, ASM71507v2, whole genome shotgun sequence.
tcataatccctcaagctaaggttaaaccaaacacttacctcgatgctacgaacacaattcaagcctctactattgctttacctcttgactccaccaccaatttgctcgtatctagtgacaagttacttaattacatcaataaacactaaatgaatcaactccaatgcatgaaaatgagttttccaaagttttacccaaaaagtcaaaaatttccccCCGGCCCACATGGTCACAACCTGAGGTTCGAacaaaaacccgattacccattcccccacgaacccaaatatataatttgttttgaaatcgaacctcaaatagaggtccaaatccccaatttttgaaaaacctaggttctacacaaaacacccaatttctcccatgaaaatcatttattttgagtagaaatcatgtgaaaagatgttaataattgaaggaaacgagttaaaattgacttacaatcaatttggaagaagagttgtctttgaaaaatcgcccaagagtgttttggttttgaaagagtgtgaacaATGAGAGATTTTTGGTTAtgtataaaattgcaggttgcagatatgggaattgcgaccagggttcacaattgcgaacaccaACCTCtgctatgttcgcatttgcgaaggggttttcgcatttgcgaagtgagaAATGTGAAGGATGCGTCGCATTTGCAACGACTGGCTAAAAGGGagaatatcgcatttgcgatggaatcctcgcaattgcgaggtaggCTGGCCTAGGCTTTTTTCGCATTTGCAACACGCCCCTCACATTtttgatctcgcatttgcgagccagtcttcgcaaatgcgaagcctgtagGACTGCAATGCAACAGCTGAAAGTCTACAACTCCTCAAGTacaatacaataaacaaaagttaaaaaaaataaagtctAAGTGCAGTGACGAGAAGAAGACCATGAATAGTGATTCGGTCACTATTCATCGGCCATAACTCTTTCATCCGACGAGGGAACACTACAAAATTGGTCTTAAAAGAACACCATTCTCATCACAAACAACCTCCCCTTGTTTTTTCACTGTTTTTTTATCAAGAAGTTACAGATCTTAAGTCTAGTTTTATTATTGTAGCAACACAACTCTCTTGGTGAATTATCTGGCAGATATTCGATCTTGATTTTGGCTACTATTAATGTAGCAGCAAGTCTCTTCAGTGTTTTAAAACATTCACGCGAAGTATccagattttgaagaaatccttgtaGTATTAGAATCGTCCTTAGTGTTCTAGGTTGTTTTAGGGTAGACTGTCACACAGTGCTGCCATGGCCAGTGGCCAGCCAACCTCTCACGTTGGGCCACCTCCACAACCACCCCCCAACATCACCCAGCCTTCTAATGGCACAAAACTTATGGATTATGCAAATGTTGTAAAACCTACGAACAACATTTCGACAATGCAAGAACGTGCAGCAGTAGTTGAGCCAATTCCTCCAAGACAAGCCCATATATTTCAAGGACAACCAACTGTACGATTTTCTGAAGCAGAAGTTGAATGCATGAATTTAATGGAAGGTTTGCAACAGGCTGTTGTTTGCAAATTTTCTTACGGATGGCCGAATATCAATGAAATACGTCACATTGTTCTTTTACAGTGTGGTATCAAAGCTGAATGCAACATTGGATATCTACGTGATAGGCACATTTTGATTCGTTTTTCATTATGGCAAGATTATGTAGACTTCTCATCAAAAGGTGTGTATTATGTAAAGGATAAGCTTGGAAatgaatatcaattaagaaccTTGATTTATGATGCTAAATTTAAAGTTGACGAAGAGACTCCTAAGGTAATAACGTGGATCTCATTCCCTAATCTTCTGTCTACTTATTTTATAGGAGAATGCTTGTTCGCACTAGGTTCTGCAGTCGGGATACCCCTCCAGTTGGACTTGGCTACTGTCAACAAAACTAGACCTAGTTGTGCTCGCGTGAAAGTATTAGTGGACCTGCTAACAGACATGCCTAAGAAGGTTCGATTAGACATTGTTAACGTTCCTACTGGAGATATTAGAACTGAGTGGGTGACTATCAAATATGACTATCTACCCAAGTATTGTAAGGAATGTAAGCTTCAGGGCCATGATGTGTTCGAATACTGGAAAATTCATCCTGAACTAATGGCCAGCAGAAATGATGAGAAAAAGGCTTCAACTGATGTTGTAGTGCATCCcaacaaggacaacaaaataaACAATGCTCCAATAATGGTACTTAAAAGTGGAAAAGTTGTTGGAAATCATGTTTCTTAATGGAAGGATGTCAAAGATAGGAGAGTGCAAGCAAAAGAGAAACATGCAGTAGATTTAGCAAATACTGGACAAGAAATCGTGCCTGTAAACAATCAAAAAGGAATTACACAGCAAGTTCAGACAACAAACAGTTTTGCATGTTTAGAAGTGGAAAACAGTGAAGAACTTTGTACAAATCAGCTCATTGACAGTGTTGTCCGAAAAAATCATACAGTTGCGGAGAATGAGTCAGAAGAGATGCAATTTGATTTTTCGACTAGACAAATGGTACAAAAGGTAAATTCACCTAGTTCATCTAGGAGACCAATAACAATGTCAGAACCAAAGAAACTGAACCATGCAGCACCTACTTTCAATCCTACAACAATAAGAAATCATGCAGCAAACAGGGAATCAACAACAGATTGTGTACGACAAGATTTGGGGAATGAGTAGCATTTTGACAATTACTCAACTGCTCAATGGGTGCAAGAAGCATTCAAAAATAATGTAGTTCAGACCATTACCTCATGTCAAGATTTTCCTTCACAGGACACCAAAGTTGAACAACATTTAGCAATCAATAAAGAGAATGAATTAATTGAAGATACAAATTTTGAGAAATTCAGGACCAATGAATAAGATAAATGGGCGGAGGGAGATTATGGATCAACCAAACAGAGGAAGTCTTAGCAGATGGGCAGATTCCAAATACAATGCATAGTGAaaaagaatttggaggaaatgaagtggaagatgagAATCAAAGTTTTAATTGTAATGCCAATGCAATCAATATTCAAACCATAAGTGAATGCACAAATGCAACAGAAGAAAAGACAAAAGAGGGGAACATTAATATTATAGATCCAGGAGGGATTTTACATAATGATTTTCGTAATGTCTTGAAGGAAGCTGAAAATAAAGACAACAACCAACAGAAAAAGTCAGACAAGAACCAAGAGAAGACAGTGCAAGTCTATGCGAGAAGTGGTGTACCATTGAGCACAGGGAAGGATGTAGCAGGAAGTGTTGTTCCATCGAACAATACACAGCTGTTGACAAATGAACTTGAAGAAAAAGATGCTGAACTTATCAATCAGGAAAATGATGCTGAACTTACCAATCAGGCATATGATGTTGTGATATCAAAAGAAGCAATAGAATCACATGACCAAGTTGGTCAAGCAGAACTTAAAGGTAGAGACATGGATGAGGAATCCACTACACAATAATTCATTAATGTTGCCAAGCAGGGTGATCTGTCGCCAAGGTTTATTGATAGAGTAAAATTTgcaacaaaaggaaaaaagaaacagTCAAAACAGACATCTACTGTCCCAGTCAGTGGAGTACAAACAAGGAGAATACTGTCCAAACACCAAAACATTTAATGGATGCCATTATATGGAATGTCAGATCGGTAAATACAATGCAAGCATTTGAAAGGCTGATTACAATGCACGGAAAACATTACTTTGAGTTCATAGGAATCCTTGAGCCTATGCAACAGTCTCACAAAATGGAGAGGTATAGAGCAAGAATTGGTTTGGCACAGGCTGTGGTGAATGTATCAAACAAGATTTGGGCTTTTATTGATGAAATATTTGAGGTTACTATTCTGTATAACATGACTCAACAACTGACTTTGAGATTAACGCACACTGAAACACATGTTGAGCTCATCCTTACACTAGTTTATGCCAAATGTGATCGCATTGAAAGAATTGAACTATGGGATTCTTTGTATGCAATGGCATCAGATATGACAGTACCATGGCTAGTTGGAGGCGACTTTAATGTGATATGGGATGAGGAAGAGAAATTTGGAGGCTTACCAGTTTCTCTCATTGAAGTAGATGACTTTAGGCACTGCATCAATACATGCAACTTGACAGACTTGGGATTTAAAGGAAgcatatttacatggtggaatggaaGATCAGAGGAAGACTGTATTTTTAAAAGATTGGACAGATGTTTTGGCAATCATGAATTGCAACAGATATTTCCTGGATTGGAGGTATCTCACCTGTCCAAAATTAGGTCTGATCATTGCCCAATGCTGCTGAAATGTGATATAGAAACTCCTCCAATTAAGAAGTCATTAAGATTTCTTAACTTCTGGACTAAGCATGAAACCTTCAAAGATTTAGTAAAGGAGAATTGGAATGCTCATTTTAGTGCTAACCCTTTCTGCATTTTTAAATACAAGTTAAAGAAGCTTAAGAAAGCACTATCTACCTGGAGCATAGCTACATATGAAGATATATTCCAGAAGATTGCAAGCCTTGAGGAGGTAGTCCTGGTTCATGAAAGACAATTTGAAGTCAATCCTACATAGATGAATAGACAAAGATTACAACAGGTACAAGCTGAAATGATTAAATATATTACATTAGAAGAAGAATTCTGGAGAGAAAAAGCTGGCATGTTATGATTCAAAGATGGAAATAGAAACACTAAATTCTTCCATGCTCAAGTTAATGGGAGAAGGAAGAGACTAAAATTATCGAGGATCCAGAATAGCCTTGGTAACTGGATTGAAGAAGATCACTTAATAGCAGAAGAAGCACTAAAGTTCTACAAGGATCAATTTACTGAGAGTGTAGTCCCAAATGATTTCGATATTCTAAATCATGTACCTTCAATGGTAGATAGTGATCAGcatgaaagattgatggtttTGCCTTCtaatgaagaattgaagagagtAGTTATGGGATTGAATGAGGACTCAGCTGGTGGACCAGATGGTTTCACTGGAGCCTTTTACCAAAACATGCTGGGAAATTATTGAAGAAGATGTTGTCCAAATGGTCAAGGCTTTCTTTTGCGGTCAGCGACTGCCAAAGAGTGTTACGCACACAAACCTGGTTTTattaccaaagaaaaaagaatttatgaCCTTTACAGACATGATACCAATCAGTCTTAGTAACTTTGTTAACAAGATTTTTTCTAGGGTTATTCATGAGAGGTTGGTTGAATTACTACCAAACATAATCTTAGAGGAATAGGCAGGTTTTGTGAAGGGCAGGAGCATAGTTGAGAACATACTGTTAACTCAAGAAATCATTACGGATATCAAGTTGAGCACAAAAGCAGGTCCAAACGTTGTGATTAAGCTTGATATGGAAAAAGCTTACGACAGACTATCATGGCTATTCCTGACCAAAATACTAAGAAAAATGGGATTTCCTGAAGCTTTTATTGGCTTGATCTTTGATTTGATTGGGAACAATTGGTACTCTGTGCTTATAAATGGTCAGCCTAATGGTTTCTTCAAATCATCGAGGGGAGTTAAATAGGGTAACCCTTTGTCACCAACTCTATTTATTCTAGCAGCAGAAGCACTTTCTCGGGGATTGAATTCACTACACACTAACCTGTATTTCTGTGGATTTGGAATGCCAAAATGGAGCCCAAAAATAAATCATCTATCATACGCTGATGATACAATCATTTTTTGTTCATCTGATGAAACTTCGTTGAGACTTGTCATGGAGGTTCTGCAAGCTTATGAATCATCATCTGGTCAACTGGTAAAAAAAACCAAATCAGCCGCATACCTGCATCATTTAACGGATAATGAGGTGATTAACAAGGTGGAAAGTATTACAGGTATATGAAGACAAGGTTTCCCTATGACCTATCTTGGCTGTcctattttttatgcaagaagaaGGGGAGACTATTACTAGGGATTAATCACCAAGGTTATGGAAAAACTTCAGTCATGGAAAGGCAAACTTCTGTCTGTAGGAGGCAGAGCTGTTTTAATCGCAAATGTCCTGCAGAGTATCCCAATTCATATGTTGTCAACAGTCAATCCTCCAAATTATGTAATCAACAAATTACATAGCATTTTTGCCAAGTTTTTCTGGAGCAGCAATGTCGGAGGCAGCACTAGACATTGGGCGTCTTGGACTAACCTGTGTATGCCTTTTGACGAGGGAGGCATAGGTTTCAGGTCCCTGCATGACGTATCGAAGGCACTTTTCTGCAAATTATGGTGGAATTTCAGGACTAAGCCCACTTTGTGGAGTGCGTTTATTTGTCAAAAATACTGCAAGAAACTAAATGCAGTAATTGTACCTTGGAAACGTGGATCATGCGTGTGGAGAAAAATGCTAGAATATAGGGATTTGATTGAGCATCAAATCTACTGGAAACTGGGAATGGGATCAGCTCAATTCTGGTTCAATAATTGGACTGAGATGGGAGCCTTATATTTTCAGGTGCCTGCAGAGTTTGGTATCGATGAGGATATTCAT
Proteins encoded in this region:
- the LOC142176343 gene encoding uncharacterized protein LOC142176343 codes for the protein MDAIIWNVRSVNTMQAFERLITMHGKHYFEFIGILEPMQQSHKMERYRARIGLAQAVVNVSNKIWAFIDEIFEVTILYNMTQQLTLRLTHTETHVELILTLVYAKCDRIERIELWDSLYAMASDMTVPWLVGGDFNVIWDEEEKFGGLPVSLIEVDDFRHCINTCNLTDLGFKGSIFTWWNGRSEEDCIFKRLDRCFGNHELQQIFPGLEVSHLSKIRSDHCPMLLKCDIETPPIKKSLRFLNFWTKHETFKDLVKENWNAHFSANPFCIFKYKLKKLKKALSTWSIATYEDIFQKIASLEEVVLVHERQFEVNPT